One Oryza sativa Japonica Group chromosome 8, ASM3414082v1 DNA window includes the following coding sequences:
- the LOC4344456 gene encoding probable polygalacturonase, whose translation MLPHATAHQPTPSPRPRLLPVAAAALLLASSYLALTRLPAAAPLAALVAPATARVDGDRDRDSCAGFYRGGSSGRRAASASVEEFGAVGDGVTSNTAAFRRAVAALEARAGGGGARLEVPPGRWVTGSFNLTSRFTLFLHHGAIILGSQDPEEWPLIAPLPSYGRGRERLGPRHISLIHGEGLDDVVITGNNGTIDGQGRIWWDLWWNRTLNHTRGHLIELVDSTNIMISNITLRNSPFWTVHPVYCRNVVIRNLTVLAPLNAPNTDGIDPDSSSEVCIEDCYIESGDDLVAVKSGWDQYGISVGKPSSNIIIQRVSGTTPTCSGVGFGSEMSGGISNVIIRDLHVWNSAQAVRIKTDVGRGGYITNITIENVRMEKVKVPIRFSRGADDHSDDKYDRSALPKISDVRIRDVVGVDLQRAPMLEAVHGAVYEGICFRNVSLTVIKRQDRWHCESVYGEAHDVLPAPCEEFRRNGSSSWCGHS comes from the exons ATGCTTCCTCACGCCACCGCCCATCAGCCCACGCCCagcccgcgcccgcgcctcctccccgtcgccgccgccgccctcctcctcgcctcctcctacctcgccctcacccgcctccccgccgccgcgccgctcgccgccctcgtcgccccTGCTACTGCACGCGTCGACGGGGACAGGGACAGGGACAGCTGCGCGGGGTTCTACCGCGGGGGGTCgtcggggcggcgcgcggcgtcggcgtcggtggaGGAGTTCGGGGCCGTGGGGGACGGGGTCACGTCCAacacggcggcgttccggcgcgcggtggcggcgctggaggcgagggcgggaggcggcggcgcgaggctgGAGGTGCCGCCGGGGAGGTGGGTCACGGGGAGCTTTAACCTCACCAGCCGCTTCACGCTCTTCCTGCACCACGGTGCAATCATCCTCGGCTCCCAG GATCCGGAAGAATGGCCTCTCATAGCCCCATTGCCGTCGTATGGGCGTGGGCGGGAAAGATTAGGACCACGCCACATCAGCCTCATCCATGGAGAGGGCCTGGATGATGTTGTTATTACGG GTAACAATGGGACCATAGATGGCCAAGGCAGGATTTGGTGGGACCTATGGTGGAATCGAACGTTGAACCACACAAGAGGCCATCTTATTGAGCTAGTGGACTCAACCAACATCATGATCTCCAATATCACTCTACGCAACTCCCCGTTTTGGACAGTGCATCCCGTCTACTGCAG aaaCGTGGTGATAAGGAACTTAACTGTACTAGCTCCCTTGAATGCTCCAAACACTGATGGCATTGATCCAG ATTCGAGTTCAGAAGTTTGTATTGAAGACTGTTACATTGAGAGTGGAGATGATCTGGTTGCTGTCAAGAGTGGCTGGGATCAGTACGGCATCTCGGTAGGGAAACCAAGCTCAAACATCATCATCCAGAGGGTTTCAGGCACAACTCCAACATGCTCAGGTGTGGGATTTGGGAGCGAGATGTCCGGTGGAATATCAAATGTCATCATTCGCGACCTGCACGTATGGAATTCCGCGCAAGCGGTGAGGATAAAAACCGATGTAGGACGAGGTGGCTACATAACCAACATCACCATAGAGAATGTCAGGATGGAGAAGGTCAAGGTGCCTATAAGATTCAGCCGAGGTGCGGATGATCATTCAGATGACAAGTATGACCGAAGTGCGCTGCCAAAGATCAGTGATGTGCGCATCagagacgttgtcggtgtggatTTACAGCGCGCACCGATGCTGGAGGCAGTGCACGGTGCGGTGTATGAAGGGATTTGCTTCAGAAACGTTAGCTTGACAGTGATAAAGCGTCAGGATAGATGGCATTGCGAGTCTGTGTATGGAGAGGCACATGatgttcttccagcgccatgtgAAGAGTTTAGGAGAAATGGCTCGTCATCTTGGTGTGGCCATTCTTGA
- the LOC112936061 gene encoding uncharacterized protein isoform X1, translating into MDKRTKLLIFAAAAHILLSMMAIIIQSRKRKRCARRQGVKYGPMDERDRMRFEYLDTKIWRNDTTCIDMLRLRKDSFFRFCKLFRDRGLLEDTIHMRVEEQVAMFLNTVGHNLRNRLVRTNFDRSGETVSRYFNKVLHAIGELRDELIRPPSLDTPNKIAGNPRWDPYFKDCIGAIDGTHIRASVRKNMESSFRGRKSHATQNVMAAVDFDLRFTYVLVGWEGTAHDAVVLRDALERENGLRIPQGKYYLVDAGYGAKQGFLPPFRAVRYHLNEWGNNPVQNEKELFNLRHSSLRITVERAFGSLKRRFKILDDATPFFPFPTQVDIVAACCIIHNWVINDGIDELFIGPNEIIEPNETSIGEANEHALMVQFRQALADQMWEDRQNHRGH; encoded by the exons ATGGATAAGAGGACCAAGCTTTTAatttttgctgctgctgcacatATTTTATTGTCAATGATGGCCATTATTATTCAAtctagaaaaagaaagagatgtGCACGGAGACAAGGTGTTAAGTATGGCCCAATGGATGAAAGGGATCGAATGAGATTTGAATACCTAGACACAAAAATTTGGAGGAATGATACAACTTGTATCGACATGCTTAGACTTAGAAAAGATTCTTTCTTTCGATTTTGTAAGCTGTTTAGAGATCGGGGTTTGCTTGAGGATACCATCCACATGCGTGTTGAGGAGCAGGTTGCTATGTTTCTAAATACAGTGGGACACAACCTTAGAAATAGGTTAGTTCGCACTAATTTTGATAGGTCCGGAGAAACAGTTAGTCGTTATTTCAACAAAGTACTTCATGCTATTGGTGAGCTACGAGATGAACTAATCAGGCCCCCCTCATTGGACACCCCAAATAAAATAGCCGGGAACCCCAGATGGGATCCTTACTTTAAG GATTGTATTGGAGCTATTGATGGTACACACATTAGAGCCTCTGTCCGGAAGAATATGGAGTCTTCATTTCGTGGTAGGAAGTCTCATGCCACGCAAAATGTAATGGCGGCCGTAGATTTTGATCTTCGGTTCACTTATGTCTTGGTTGGTTGGGAGGGGACAGCACATGATGCTGTAGTTTTAAGAGATGCATTGGAACGTGAAAATGGCCTTCGTATTCCACAAG GAAAATACTACCTAGTTGATGCTGGATATGGAGCCAAACAAGGattccttcctccctttcgTGCTGTCCGGTACCACTTGAATGAGTGGGGGAATAATCCGGTGCAAAATGAGAAGGAGTTGTTCAACCTTAGGCACTCATCCCTTCGAATCACGGTTGAGCGTGCATTTGGGTCACTAAAGAGAAGATTCAAAATTCTTGATGATGCCACTCCATTCTTCCCTTTCCCAACTCAAGTAGATATTGTAGCAGCTTGCTGCATTATTCATAATTGGGTCATAAATGATGGGATTGATGAGCTTTTCATAGGTCCAAATGAAATAATTGAACCCAATGAAACATCTATTGGCGAAGCAAATGAACATGCATTGATGGTTCAATTCAGGCAAGCCCTTGCTGATCAAATGTGGGAGGACCGTCAAAACCATCGTGGACACTAA
- the LOC4344457 gene encoding GDP-mannose transporter GONST1 isoform X1: MGSTRTPSIAIPVDSDASPRKNTPETVTSPLVNGEKSIFRDQVRGYSALGSPLRREVGNRSITRSFCIDNTDLEDGKAEKDRDRPSHFLSLPKIQNQALLSGLAYCISSCSMILVNKYILSGYGFSAGIFLMLYQNIVSVTIVSTLSLSGVIPTEPLTWKLIKVWLPVNIIFVGMLITSMFSLKYINVAMLTILKNVANVLTASGETYFFKKQHDRQVWISLTLMIISAIAGGITDLSFNAIGYTWQILNCFLTASYSLTLRHVMDSAKQATKSGNLNELSMVLLNNILSVPLGIILVLGFNEVEYLFETPLLRMPMFWIVITASGVLGLAISFTSMWFLHQSSATTYSLVGSLNKIPLSIAGILLFKVRTSMENSFSILFGLLAGVFFARAKLLNNSQS; encoded by the exons aTGGGCTCCACCAG AACTCCTTCTATAGCCATTCCTGTGGATTCAGATGCCTCTCCTAGGAAAAATACGCCAGAGACTGTAACAAGTCCTCTTGTGAATGGTGAAAAGAGTATTTTCCGGGATCAGGTTAGAGGATACAGTGCACTTGGGAGTCCTTTGAGGAGAGAAGTTGGGAACAG ATCTATAACAAGATCCTTCTGTATTGACAACACTGACTTGGAAGATGGTAAGGCTGAAAAAGACAGAGATAGGCCTTCACATTTCCTCAGTCTCCCAAAGATACAGAATCAGGCTCTTCTATCTGGTCTTGCCTATTGCATATCATCCTGCAGCATGATTTTAGTTAATAAGTATATCTTATCTGGCTATGGTTTCAGTGCTGGAATATTTCTGATGCTTTATCAG AACATTGTATCTGTGACTATAGTGTCCACTCTATCGCTCTCTGGTGTTATCCCAACTGAACCACTAACTTGGAAGCTAATCAAAGTTTGGTTGCCTGTGAATATCATATTTGTCGGAATGCTAATTACAAGCATGTTTAG TTTGAAGTACATCAATGTTGCAATGCTGACTATATTGAAGAATGTTGCCAATGTATTGACTGCTTCTGGGGAGACATACTTCTTTAAAAAGCAGCATGACAGACAAGTTTGGATTTCTCTCACGTTGATG ATAATTTCAGCAATTGCAGGAGGAATAACAGATTTGTCTTTTAATGCAATTGGTTATACTTGGCAGATCTTGAACTGCTTTCTAACGGCATCATATTCG CTTACATTACGGCATGTAATGGACAGTGCCAAGCAAGCCACCAAATCTGGGAATTTGAATGAGTTATCAATGGTTTTACTGAATAATATTCTTTCAGTACCACTTGGGATTATCCTCGTGCTTGGTTTCAATGAAGTGGAGTACCTTTTTGAAAC GCCTCTCTTAAGGATGCCCATGTTTTGGATAGTCATTACTGCTAGTGGAGTTTTGGGGCTTGCTATCAGCTTTACTTCTATGTGGTTTCTTCACCAGTCAAGTGCAACAACATATAG TCTTGTGGGCTCCCTTAATAAGATCCCTCTCTCTATTGCTGGAATCCTTCTCTTCAAAGTGCGGACGAGCATGGAGAATTCTTTCAGCATTTTGTTTG GTTTATTGGCAGGAGTATTCTTCGCCAGAGCCAAATTGCTTAATAACTCTCAGTCCTAG
- the LOC107276923 gene encoding uncharacterized protein codes for MPMAPEQKQRQEADDDDFTFPTPPQPHLFATTRHLPCSPSPSSSPPVWLLSSPIRRSFSAADCSGSPWRNARVVLRRRHATGGGGGGACSPALSDYAAGFCDGAEEEEEEEEEEEERMDSLWEDLNDDDAAGKKGGDMFLASLDVSRRRSVGGAGLAEKREGGGGAAVLGLGASRSSRRRAPGLVAMMRSLKRMLVAHKGKSKVHKSDDHTTASSCSNSGKK; via the coding sequence atgcccaTGGCGCCGGAGCAGAAGCAACGACAAgaagccgacgacgacgacttcaCCTTCCCGactccgccgcagccgcacctcttcgccaccACCCGCCACCTCCCCTGCTCACCGTCACCATCCTCCTCCCCGCCCGTCTGGCTACTCTCCTCCCCCATCCGCCGCagcttctccgccgccgactgctCCGGCTCGCCGTGGCGAAACGCGCGTGTCGTGCTCCGTCGTCGccacgccaccggcggcggcggcggcggcgcatgctcTCCCGCCCTCAGCGACTACGCGGCCGGCTTCTgcgacggcgcggaggaggaggaggaggaagaggaggaggaggaggagaggatggaCAGTCTCTGGGAGGACctcaacgacgacgacgcagcCGGGAAGAAGGGCGGCGACATGTTCCTCGCCTCCCTCGACgtgtcgcgccgccgctccgtggGTGGCGCGGGCCTCGCCGAGAagcgcgagggcggcggaggcgcggcggtgTTGGGGTTGGGGGCGTCGaggagctcgcggcggcgggcgccggggCTGGTGGCGATGATGCGGTCGCTGAAGAGGATGCTGGTGGCGCACAAGGGGAAGAGCAAGGTGCACAAGTCCGACGACcacaccaccgcctcctcttgCAGTAATTCCGGCAAGAAATGA
- the LOC4344454 gene encoding disease resistance protein RGA5 — MGVMNPLMAKLTTLMGDEYKKLKGLRKQVSFLKDELTTMSAFLEKLALMDDDDDGELDPLAKDWRNHVREMAYDMEDCIDDYFTSHLDHRYSSSDAGLIRKIARRLRALRVRHRIASQINELKARVVEANERRVRYRLDDCNNKHGVSANPAIDPRITSLYQNAGSLVGIDGPSQELIQLLSLDRDTDQRQLKVVSVVGFGGLGKTTLAKYVYDKIGHQFDCTAFVSVSHKPDITRILSSIQSKLDIGGTSQACDDVQQLIDDIRAYLEHERYIIIVDDLWKQEAWVIISCAFPNNGKGSRVIVTTRVKDVARLACGKDGQIYKIQPLNNKDSRKLFFDRVFRPEDSCVLQYEEISTEILKKCSGLPLAIVTVGSLLACRPRTMEEWKSIRDSLGAPFDKNKSLEGMRNILNLSYKNLPLHLKTCLLYIGKYPEDYEIGRDELVTEWIAEGIMGNPHGENLEATGNGYFSELINRGLIQPESTGYGGEVLSCKVHDMMLDLILIKCAEDNFVSVAHSCKDYMRMAMHHERSCNKVRRLSLQCKAARSDCAIEGSVISTSMARARSVSVFGECSRGLPFLMLSKYIRVVHIELEGHGGQVDLTAISHVLQLRYLRVETPGCEIDLPSKICGLVHLETLSIFSHKAVSRLPSDISSLPRLSVLSLVVPWATRLPNKLNKLKGSLRSLTILFNPPDALGMEAIGELKNLRDLNISVNRWRDDEILSLYALGSSIGKLDELRSLQIHVPPATLGDVDLLGSLPIFPQSIERLILHGWCFSKVPRWINGTLRNLQHVLLEVSETSSSEVDLLGELPSLADLELRVGLKTRDVIAFGGTRASLFPALLKLKLRVGEHVASRLQFQAGVMPKLQSLHLWFRNCESGIHVTPEGMQHLLSLQSICVEIYLRDEELKATYPWDAMERAFREITGANPNRPSFKFVKQV; from the exons ATGGGGGTGATGAACCCGCTGATGGCAAAGCTCACCACGCTCATGGGCGACGAGTACAAGAAGCTCAAGGGGCTCAGGAAGCAGGTCTCCTTCCTCAAGGATGAGCTCACCACCATGAGCGCTTTCCTCGAGAAGCTCGCGCTcatggatgatgatgatgatggtgagcTCGATCCTCTGGCCAAGGACTGGAGGAACCACGTCAGGGAGATGGCCTATGACATGGAAGACTGCATTGATGATTACTTCACAAGTCATCTTGATCATCGTTACTCTTCCTCAGATGCAGGGTTAATCCGCAAGATAGCTCGCCGTCTCAGGGCATTGCGGGTGCGTCATCGCATAGCCAGCCAGATCAATGAGCTCAAGGCTCGTGTGGTCGAGGCAAATGAGCGTCGCGTGAGATACAGGCTTGATGACTGTAACAACAAACATGGTGTTTCTGCCAATCCTGCTATAGATCCACGGATAACATCGCTCTACCAAAATGCCGGGAGTCTTGTGGGTATTGATGGCCCAAGCCAAGAACTAATCCAGCTGTTGTCGTTAGATCGTGATACCGATCAACGACAACTCAAAGTGGTGTCCGTCGTGGGATTTGGAGGTCTCGGTAAAACAACTCTTGCAAAATATGTGTACGACAAGATCGGGCATCAATTCGATTGCACGGCATTCGTCTCAGTATCCCACAAACCTGACATAACAAGGATCCTCAGTAGCATCCAATCCAAGCTTGACATAGGGGGCACGTCTCAAGCTTGCGACGACGTGCAACAACTCATCGACGACATACGAGCCTATCTGGAGCATGAAAG GTATATTATTATAGTCGATGACCTGTGGAAACAAGAAGCATGGGTTATTATTAGTTGTGCCTTTCCAAACAATGGCAAAGGTAGCAGAGTGATAGTAACCACACGAGTGAAAGATGTGGCCAGGTTGGCATGTGGCAAGGATGGACAAATTTACAAAATACAGCCTCTGAACAATAAGGACTCAAGAAAGTTATTCTTCGATAGAGTATTTAGGCCTGAAGATAGTTGTGTCCTGCAGTATGAAGAAATTTCAACTGAAATCTTAAAGAAGTGTAGTGGCTTGCCACTTGCAATTGTTACTGTAGGGAGCCTCTTAGCCTGTCGACCAAGAACAATGGAAGAATGGAAGAGCATACGGGATTCTTTGGGTGCCCCGTTTGACAAAAACAAGAGCTTGGAAGGCATGAGGAATATTTTAAACCTGAGTTACAAGAATCTTCCTCTTCATCTCAAAACATGCCTCCTATATATTGGTAAATATCCAGAGGACTATGAGATCGGGAGGGATGAACTAGTTACGGAGTGGATAGCTGAAGGTATTATGGGTAACCCTCATGGGGAAAACTTGGAGGCTACTGGTAATGGCTACTTCAGTGAGCTTATCAACAGGGGCTTGATTCAACCAGAGAGCACCGGCTATGGTGGGGAGGTGTTGAGTTGCAAGGTGCATGATATGATGCTTGATCTGATCCTCATCAAGTGTGCAGAAGATAATTTTGTCAGCGTTGCACACAGTTGTAAAGACTACATGCGCATGGCTATGCACCATGAGCGGAGTTGCAATAAGGTCCGTCGGCTATCCCTGCAGTGCAAGGCTGCAAGATCAGATTGCGCAATTGAGGGCAGCGTCATTTCTACAAGCATGGCTCGTGCTCGATCAGTTTCAGTGTTTGGTGAGTGTTCACGTGGGCTCCCATTTCTGATGCTATCCAAGTATATACGGGTGGTGCACATCGAATTGGAAGGCCATGGCGGTCAAGTCGACCTCACTGCCATTAGCCATGTGCTTCAATTGAGGTATTTGAGAGTGGAGACGCCTGGTTGTGAGATAGATCTCCCCAGCAAAATATGTGGGCTCGTGCATTTGGAGACATTGTCAATATTTTCCCATAAAGCTGTAAGTCGGCTCCCTTCAGATATTAGCAGTCTTCCCCGCTTGTCAGTCCTGTCCCTGGTGGTTCCATGGGCTACAAGGCTACCCAACAAGTTAAACAAGCTAAAAGGGTCACTACGCAGTCTCACCATACTATTCAATCCCCCGGATGCGTTAGGCATGGAGGCCATTGGTGAGCTGAAAAATCTAAGGGACCTAAACATCTCTGTTAACAGGTGGCGGGACGATGAGATCCTTAGCCTTTATGCTCTGGGGTCTTCCATTGGAAAACTGGATGAACTCAGGAGTTTGCAAATTCATGTCCCACCTGCTACCTTAGGTGATGTTGACCTGCTGGGCTCATTACCCATTTTTCCTCAAAGTATCGAGAGACTAATACTACACGGTTGGTGCTTCTCCAAAGTACCTCGATGGATCAACGGTACTCTCCGTAACCTCCAACATGTGTTGCTGGAGGTATCGGAGACATCGAGTAGCGAGGTTGACCTTCTTGGTGAACTACCCTCCCTCGCCGACCTCGAGCTGAGAGTAGGACTCAAGACAAGAGATGTCATCGCGTTCGGTGGCACTAGAGCATCATTATTCCCTGCTCTCCTGAAACTCAAGCTGCGTGTGGGTGAACACGTTGCCTCAAGGCTGCAGTTCCAGGCAGGGGTGATGCCCAAGCTCCAAAGCCTCCATCTGTGGTTCCGGAATTGTGAGTCGGGCATTCACGTAACACCGGAGGGTATGCAGCACCTCCTGAGCCTCCAAAGCATCTGCGTGGAGATATACCTCCGGGATGAGGAGCTGAAAGCAACTTATCCATGGGACGCCATGGAGCGTGCGTTCAGGGAAATCACTGGAGCAAACCCCAACCGGCCTTCCTTCAAATTTGTCAAGCAAGTCTGA
- the LOC112936061 gene encoding uncharacterized protein isoform X2, with protein sequence MDSKGKGGSNHASWTYAMSSFMLSHLANLVASGTRTSSGFKQAHLNACARALNEMFCTNFTGDQIKNHLKTWQKKFTKMNRLRKVSAAGWDEVNFVITLDAEHYNEYIKDHKTDAEFFNKPLLHYGEMLTIFGSTMATGKFAKDSSSVLGTEDVETENEEVNRAPTTIDLDAETSSASKPKKAKTSESEDDGLIRAITNVGDKLAAAIVKAGEPDNTLPVGLFDTLKSLPGFQDIHISFYYAYLVANPHIARAFDGLPFENKLHWVAMFISDKFPGSM encoded by the exons ATGGATAGCAAAGGAAAGGGAGGAAGCAACCATGCTTCATGGACATATGCAATGTCCTCTTTCATGTTGTCTCATCTAGCCAATCTTGTGGCTAGTGGGACGAGGACTTCTTCTGGCTTCAAACAGGCCCATCTCAACGCATGTGCGAGGGCTCTCAATGAGATGTTTTGTACTAATTTTACCGGTGATCAGATTAAGAATCACTTGAAAACATGGCAAAAGAAGTTCACAAAGATGAACAGGCTTAGGAAAGTGAGTGCTGCTGGTTGGGATGAAGTTAATTTTGTTATTACTCTTGATGCTGAGCACTACAATGAATATATCAAG GATCACAAGACCGATGCTGAGTTTTTTAACAAACCTCTTCTGCACTATGGTGAGATGCTTACAATCTTTGGGAGCACAATGGCTACAGGAAAGTTTGCAAAGGACTCAAGTTCAGTTCTTGGTACTGAAGATGTAGAAACTGAAAACGAAGAGGTGAATCGTGCTCCAACTACTATTGATCTTGATGCTGAAACTTCATCTGCAAGCAAGCCAAAGAAGGCCAAAACATCTGAAAGTGAAGATGATGGGTTGATTAGGGCAATCACCAATGTGGGTGACAAGCTTGCTGCTGCTATAGTGAAGGCTGGTGAGCCAGATAATACGCTACCGGTAGGTTTATTTGACACCCTGAAAAGCCTTCCTGGTTTTCAGGACATCCACATATCATTTTACTATGCTTATTTGGTGGCTAACCCTCACATTGCTAGAGCTTTCGATGGACTTCCATTCGAAAACAAGCTACATTGGGTTGCTATGTTCATTAGTGACAAGTTTCCTGGATCAATGTAG
- the LOC4344457 gene encoding GDP-mannose transporter GONST1 isoform X2, with protein sequence MILVNKYILSGYGFSAGIFLMLYQNIVSVTIVSTLSLSGVIPTEPLTWKLIKVWLPVNIIFVGMLITSMFSLKYINVAMLTILKNVANVLTASGETYFFKKQHDRQVWISLTLMIISAIAGGITDLSFNAIGYTWQILNCFLTASYSLTLRHVMDSAKQATKSGNLNELSMVLLNNILSVPLGIILVLGFNEVEYLFETPLLRMPMFWIVITASGVLGLAISFTSMWFLHQSSATTYSLVGSLNKIPLSIAGILLFKVRTSMENSFSILFGLLAGVFFARAKLLNNSQS encoded by the exons ATGATTTTAGTTAATAAGTATATCTTATCTGGCTATGGTTTCAGTGCTGGAATATTTCTGATGCTTTATCAG AACATTGTATCTGTGACTATAGTGTCCACTCTATCGCTCTCTGGTGTTATCCCAACTGAACCACTAACTTGGAAGCTAATCAAAGTTTGGTTGCCTGTGAATATCATATTTGTCGGAATGCTAATTACAAGCATGTTTAG TTTGAAGTACATCAATGTTGCAATGCTGACTATATTGAAGAATGTTGCCAATGTATTGACTGCTTCTGGGGAGACATACTTCTTTAAAAAGCAGCATGACAGACAAGTTTGGATTTCTCTCACGTTGATG ATAATTTCAGCAATTGCAGGAGGAATAACAGATTTGTCTTTTAATGCAATTGGTTATACTTGGCAGATCTTGAACTGCTTTCTAACGGCATCATATTCG CTTACATTACGGCATGTAATGGACAGTGCCAAGCAAGCCACCAAATCTGGGAATTTGAATGAGTTATCAATGGTTTTACTGAATAATATTCTTTCAGTACCACTTGGGATTATCCTCGTGCTTGGTTTCAATGAAGTGGAGTACCTTTTTGAAAC GCCTCTCTTAAGGATGCCCATGTTTTGGATAGTCATTACTGCTAGTGGAGTTTTGGGGCTTGCTATCAGCTTTACTTCTATGTGGTTTCTTCACCAGTCAAGTGCAACAACATATAG TCTTGTGGGCTCCCTTAATAAGATCCCTCTCTCTATTGCTGGAATCCTTCTCTTCAAAGTGCGGACGAGCATGGAGAATTCTTTCAGCATTTTGTTTG GTTTATTGGCAGGAGTATTCTTCGCCAGAGCCAAATTGCTTAATAACTCTCAGTCCTAG
- the LOC4344455 gene encoding uncharacterized protein, whose amino-acid sequence MECEPEELQFLGMVGIYREAASILRAHRPLFARIAAAFVLPLSLLFLLHIAISHALFSHIDSDDSALDSAAPGTPAQRRLLHRLADDWLALLLFKAAYLLALLLFSLLSTAAAVFSVASVYSAKHDALSFPRVLSVVPRVWRRLAATFLAAFLLLFAYHLLFVAVFVALLVAADSGSGLAALLAFLLALAYIAGLVYLSVVWHLASVVSVLEDYKGFEAMRKSKALIQGKLWTASAIFFVLNVVFIVVEVAFRAWVVRGATHGLGAGSRLLLGLAMLAALCAVVMLALVVQTVVYLVCKSYHHESIDKSNLSDHLEVYLGEYVPLKASDVQMEQFNL is encoded by the coding sequence ATGGAGTGCGAGCCGGAGGAGCTGCAATTCCTGGGCATGGTGGGTATCTACAGGGAGGCGGCGTCCATCCTGCGCGCCCACCGGCCGCTCTTCgcccgcatcgccgccgccttcgtcctcccgctctccctcctcttcctcctccacatcGCCATCTCCCACGCCCTCTTCTCCCACATCGACTCCGACGACTCCGCCCTCGACTCCGCCGCCCCGGGCACCCCCGcccagcgccgcctcctccaccgcctcgccgacgactggctcgccctcctcctcttcaaGGCCGCCTacctcctcgccctcctcctcttctccctcctctccaccgccgccgccgtcttctccgTCGCCTCCGTCTACTCCGCCAAGCACGACGCCCTCTCCTTCCCCAGGGTCCTCTCCGTCGTCCCCCGCGTctggcgccgcctcgccgccaccttcctcgccgccttcctcctcctcttcgcctACCacctcctcttcgtcgccgtcttcgtcgccctcctcgtcgccgccgactccgGATCGGGcctcgccgcgctgctcgccttcctcctcgccctcgcctaCATCGCGGGCCTCGTCTACCTCAGCGTCGTCTGGCACCTCGCCAGCGTCGTCTCCGTCCTCGAGGACTACAAGGGATTCGAGGCCATGCGCAAGAGCAAGGCGCTCATACAGGGCAAGCTCTGGACCGCCTCCGCCATCTTCTTCGTCCTCAACGTCGTCTTCATCGTCGTCGAGGTCGCCTTCCGGGCGTGGGTGGTGCGCGGGGCCACCCACGGCCTCGGCGCCGGCTCAAGGCTCCTCCTGGGCCTCGCCATGCTCGCCGCGCTCTGCGCTGTCGTGATGCTGGCGCTCGTGGTGCAGACGGTGGTGTACCTGGTGTGCAAGAGCTACCACCACGAGAGCATCGACAAGAGCAACCTCTCCGACCACCTCGAGGTCTACCTCGGCGAGTACGTCCCGCTCAAGGCCAGCGACGTCCAGATGGAGCAATTCAACCTCTGA